The Phoenix dactylifera cultivar Barhee BC4 chromosome 17, palm_55x_up_171113_PBpolish2nd_filt_p, whole genome shotgun sequence genome contains a region encoding:
- the LOC103721866 gene encoding acyl-CoA-binding domain-containing protein 2 isoform X2, whose translation MGDWQELGQAVFIGLIFSFLVAKLISTVISFREENLKVVREGDISAGSQEIEPDIKSKAEVQLSSVKAESGKNGRSSVGEEGAGAAEKEGLLKGESFLGDDDDSDWEGIESTELDEAFSAATAFVAATAADRASAKVSSDVQLQLYGLYKIATEGPCTAPQPSALKITARAKWNAWQKLGSMDPEDAMQKYITIVSELYPSWADGSATKKKDEGIAASSSSAQGTMGPVFSSFVHEEESETDLKLDAIHVSAREGEADDILKHIENDVSVNLRGWGCPSFSMD comes from the exons ATGGGGGATTGGCAAGAGCTCGGCCAGGCCGTGTTCATCGGCctcatcttctccttcctcGTCGCCAAGCTTATCTCCACCGTCATCTCCTTCCGAGAAGAGAACCTCAAGGTTGTCCGCGAAGGGGACATCTCTGCCGGATCCCAGGAGATCGAACCCGACATCAAGAGCAAAGCCGAGGTCCAGCTTTCTTCTGTCAAAGCAGAATCCGGTAAGAATGGCAGATCTAGCGTCGGCGAGGAAGGCGCTGGGGCTGCCGAGAAGGAGGGGTTGCTGAAAGGAGAGAGCTTTTTGGGAGACGATGATGATAGTGACTGGGAGGGGATCGAGAGCACGGAGCTGGATGAGGCGTTCAGTGCGGCGACTGCTTTTGTGGCTGCAACTGCTGCTGACCGGGCGTCGGCCAAGGTCTCAAGCGACGTACAGCTGCAGCTTTACGGGCTCTATAAGATCGCCACCGAGGGGCCCTGCACTGCACCTCAACCCTCAGCTCTCAAGATCACAGCTCGGGCCAAGTG GAATGCATGGCAGAAATTGGGTTCTATGGATCCAGAAGATGCTATGCAGAAGTACATTACAATTGTGAGTGAGTTATATCCTTCTTGGGCGGATGGTTCTGCAACT aaaaagaaagatgaagGTATTGCTGCTTCTAGTTCATCTGCACAAGGAACAATGGGGCCAGTTTTCAGCAGTTTTGTTCATGAGGAAGAGTCAGAGACTGATCT AAAGCTAGACGCCATACATGTTTCTGCAAGAGAAGGTGAAGCTGATGACATtctcaagcatatagagaatgaTGTTTCAGTGAACTTGAGAG GATGGGGGTGTCCCAGTTTCTCCATGGACTAG
- the LOC103721867 gene encoding WD repeat-containing protein PCN-like: MEKLQLCRDCSVEWKPSAVVALATSADGSQVAAAREDGSLEIWLVSPGSVGWHCQLTIQGDPTSRVSSLVWCRPSSKSEGPGRLLSSSIDGSISEWDLFGLQQKVVLDSVGVSIWQMAIEPSDDIVHSEKNESGLIANGYTNHGAHSDSESSRSDDDDDDDSDEPHAVPTGSNNQRLAIACDDGCVRLYSASDTDGLTYYRSFPRVSGRILSVAWSHDAKLISFGSSDGLIRCWNAISFREAYRITVGLGGLGSGPELCVWSLLFLRCGTLVSGDSTGSVQFWDSRHGTLLQAHTYHKGDVNALVTVPSHNRVFSAGSDGQVILYKLSNETLGSGNDELPKEQTTKWVYVGYIRVHTHDVRALTMAVPICREDALPDEKVPRVRCREKPVDFSYRKWAHLGVPMLISAGDDTKLFAYSAKEFTQFSPHDICPAPQRPSVKIVHDTVLDGASVLFVQSSVWLDVFLVKVDGNVSPSVSVGRSTKTQLLARLKSKGSRKIICSTISSTGILFAYSDHVKPCLFELRRHKGGKSRWSIDKLQLPKGLPYAHCMVFSVDASHLMLAGHDRKIYVVDVKKSELVHTFVPQRKVEDMNFPASEPPITRMFTSSDGQWLAAISCLGDIYIFNLEIYRQHWFISRLNDASVTAGGFPPRNSNVLVITTSSNHVYVFDVEAKQLGEWSRYHTYHLPRRFQEFPGEVIGLSFPPSSHSTSVIIYSARAMCLIDFGMPIDQDDDEYPNGSDILLKYDSSKNARAKRKRKNFDQEPRPNKKKNFDFCAFRDPVLFVGHASENSVLILEKRWMEVAQNFDAPVHRHIFGT, translated from the exons ATGGAGAAGCTGCAGCTCTGTAGGGACTGCTCGGTGGAGTGGAAGCCCTCGGCGGTGGTGGCGCTCGCCACCAGCGCCGACGGCTCGCAGGTCGCGGCCGCGCGGGAGGACGGCTCTCTCGAGATTTGGCTCGTTTCTCCTGGCTCCGTTGGATGGCATTGCCAGCTC ACAATCCAAGGGGACCCTACCTCCAGAGTTTCTTCATTGGTCTGGTGCCGCCCCAGTTCGAAGAGTGAAGGCCCAGGCCGTTTGTTGTCATCGAGCATAGATGGGTCAATCTCAGAATGGGATCTCTTCGGTTTGCAACAGAAG GTTGTACTAGATTCTGTTGGTGTATCTATTTGGCAGATGGCCATTGAACCTTCAGATGATATAGTGCATTCAGAAAAGAATGAGTCAGGGCTTATAGCCAATGGTTATACAAATCATGGTGCTCACAGTGATTCTGAATCTAGTCGaagtgatgatgatgatgatgatgactctgATGAACCTCATGCTGTACCTACTGGAAGCAACAATCAGCGCTTAGCCATTGCCTGTGATGATGGTTGTGTTCGCTTGTATAGTGCATCAGATACAGATGGATTGACTTATTACAGATCTTTTCCTAGAGTTAGCG GGCGCATTTTGAGTGTTGCATGGAGCCATGATGCAAAGTTAATATCTTTTGGGAGTAGTGATGG TTTAATAAGATGTTGGAATGCTATATCTTTTCGTGAGGCTTATCGCATCACAGTTGGGCTTGGTGGCTTGGGTAGTGGACCAGAACTTTGTGTTTGGTCATTGCTGTTCCTAAG GTGTGGGACCCTTGTTAGTGGAGATAGTACTGGAAGTGTTCAGTTTTGGGATAGTCGTCATGGAActcttttgcaagctcacaCATATCATAAGGGTGATGTGAATGCTCTAGTCACTGTTCCTAGTCACAACAGAGTGTTTTCTGCTGGTTCAGATGGGCAG GTTATTCTCTATAAACTCTCTAACGAAACACTTGGTTCTGGGAATGATGAGCTTCCTAAAGAACAAACAACAAAATGGGTGTATGTGGGATATATAAGAGTTCACACTCATGATGTCAGGGCCTTGACAATGGCAGTGCCTATTTGCAGAGAAG ATGCATTACCTGATGAAAAGGTGCCTAGGGTTCGCTGCCGAGAGAAGCCAGTTGATTTTAGTTACCGCAAATGGGCACATTTAGGTGTCCCCATGCTCATTTCTGCAGGCGATGACACCAAGCTCTTTGCTTACTCTGCCAAAGAGTTCACCCAATTCTCACCCCATGATATCTGCCCTGCACCTCAGCGTCCATCAGTGAAGATAGTACATGATACTGTTCTAGATGGTGCTTCAGTGTTATTTGTTCAGTCATCTGTCTGGTTAGATGTTTTCCTTGTCAAAGTAGATGGTAATGTGTCTCCGAGTGTGTCTGTTGGAAGAAGTACAAAAACACAACTTTTGGCTCGCCTTAAAAGCAAGGGATCCCGAAAAATCATATGCAGCACCATATCCAGCACtggaattctctttgcatactCCGATCATGTGAAACCCTGCCTCTTTGAATTAAGGAGGCATAAAGGCGGAAAAAGCAGGTGGTCTATTGATAAATTACAGCTACCTAAGGGATTGCCATATGCACACTGTATGGTTTTCAGTGTTGATGCCTCACACCTGATGCTAGCTGGCCAtgatagaaaaatatat GTAGTGGATGTGAAAAAATCGGAGCTGGTGCACACCTTTGTCCCCCAACGAAAGGTAGAGGATATGAATTTTCCAGCTAGTGAACCTCCCATAACAAGAATGTTTACAAGTTCAGATGGGCAGTGGTTAGCTGCAATCAGTTGTCTCGGggacatttatatatttaatctgGAGATATATAG GCAACACTGGTTCATATCCAGGTTGAATGATGCTTCTGTTACTGCTGGTGGTTTTCCTCCTAGGAACAGCAATGTGCTTGTCATCACAACATCTTCTAACCACGTGTATGTGTTTGATGTGGAAGCGAAACAGTTAGGTGAATGGTCAAGGTACCACACTTATCATCTTCCTAGAAGATTTCAAGAATTTCCAGGGGAAGTTATTGGGCTCTCCTTTCCGCCTTCCTCACACTCAACTTCAGTTATTATATACAGTGCAAG GGCGATGTGCTTAATCGATTTTGGGATGCCAATCGATCAGGATGATGATGAATATCCAAATGGTTCAGATATATTATTGAAGTATGATTCTAGCAAAAATGCAAGAGCAAAGCGGAAGCGAAAGAATTTTGATCAAGAACCCAGGccaaataagaaaaagaattttgatttttGTGCATTTAGAGACCCTGTTTTGTTTGTTGGTCATGCGTCGGAAAATTCTGTTTTGATACTAGAGAAGCGGTGGATGGAGGTTGCCCAAAATTTTGATGCTCCCGTCCATAGACATATATTTGGAACTTAA
- the LOC103721868 gene encoding cysteine protease ATG4B-like isoform X1, whose amino-acid sequence MTDLPERVVASEFPAGQSADSTDRERVAANSEQKASHNKSLKASFLSSFFASTLSIFETHPESHSGEKKATKSRSYGWTTAVKKVVAGGSMRRLQERLLGTSSTDALSLTSEIWLLGMRYKLSPEESSGGADHGNGSAAFLEDFSSRIWITYRKGFDAIGYSKLTSDVRWGCMIRSSQMLVAQALLFHHLGRYWRKPSQKPHDPKYIEILHLFGDSEACAFSLHNLLEAGKGYGLAAGSWLGPYAMCRTWETLARAKREQADLDREKESLPMAVYVVSGDEDGERGGAPVVCIDVAARLCSDFSKGQISWVPILLLVPLVLGLEKVNPRYIPLLWETFTFPQSLGILGGKPGTSTYIVGVQDDKALYLDPHEVQVAVDIKTDDLDADTSSYHCSTVRNLPLDLIDPSLAIGFYCRDKDDFEDFCTRASDLEDKSNGAPLFTVAQTIRSAKSVQHQDSLVDSLGGAGNSGMDDTFAGDNFRDCDAHSGDDEWQIL is encoded by the exons ATGACGGACTTGCCTGAGAGGGTTGTGGCTTCAGAATTTCCTGCAGGACAGTCAGCTGATTCTACAGATAGAGAGAGAGTTGCTGCTAACTCGGAACAAAAGGCTAGTCACAATAAGTCTTTGAAGGCTTCTTTCTTGTCAAGTTTCTTTGCGTCCACTTTATCCATCTTTGAAACACACCCTGAGTCCCATTCTGGTGAAAAGAAGGCAACCAAGTCAAGAAGCTATGGTTGGACAACAGCTGTGAAGAAAGTTGTGGCTGGTGGCTCAATGAGGAGGCTTCAAGAGCGTTTACTTGGGACAAGCAGTACTGATGCTTTGAGCTTAACCAGTGAAATATGGCTTCTTGGCATGCGCTATAAACTCTCACCTGAAGAGTCTTCTGGTGGTGCTGATCATGGCAATGGATCTGCTGCATTTTTAGAAGATTTTTCATCAAGAATTTGGATAACTTACCGAAAAG GTTTTGACGCCATTGGTTATTCAAAGTTGACTAGTGATGTCAGATGGGGTTGCATGATCAGAAGCAGTCAGATGCTTGTTGCACAG GCACTGCTTTTTCATCATTTGGGGAGATATTGGAGGAAGCCTTCACAGAAG CCACATGATCCAAAGTATATTGAGATTTTACATCTTTTTGGTGATTCGGAGGCGTGTGCCTTTTCCTTACACAATCTGCTTGAAGCTGGGAAGGGCTATGGCTTGGCGGCTGGATCATGGTTGGGTCCATATGCCATGTGTCGCACGTGGGAAACCCTCGCTCGTGCTAAACGAGAGCAAGCTGACCTTGacagagaaaaagaaagcttGCCCATGGCGGTATATGTTGTTTCGGGTGATGAAGATGGAGAACGAGGCGGGGCTCCAGTTGTTTGCATTGATGTTGCTGCCAGACTCTGTTCTGATTTCAGCAAGGGCCAAATCTCCTGGGTGCCTATTCTTTTGCTAGTTCCTTTGGTCCTTGGACTAGAAAAGGTCAACCCCAG GTATATTCCACTGCTATGGGAAACATTCACGTTTCCACAAAGCCTGggcattttgggtggaaaacctGGGACATCAACTTACATTGTTGGCGTGCAAGATGACAAGGCATTGTACTTGGATCCTCATGAAGTCCAAGTG GCAGTTGATATTAAAACGGATGATCTGGACGCTGATACTTCCTCGTATCACTGCAG TACTGTCCGAAATTTGCCACTTGACCTGATAGACCCATCTCTGGCCATTGGGTTCTATTGTCGAGATAAAG ATGATTTTGAAGATTTCTGCACTCGTGCTTCGGATCTAGAAGACAAATCAAATGGAGCTCCCTTATTTACTGTTGCTCAGACTATTCGGTCTGCGAAATCGGTTCAGCACCAGGATTCTTTGGTGGATAGTTTAGGTGGTGCTGGCAACAGTGGGATGGATGATACCTTCGCTGGGGATAACTTCAGAGATTGTGACGCTCATTCAGGCGACGACGAGTGGCAAATCCTATGA
- the LOC103721868 gene encoding cysteine protease ATG4B-like isoform X2: MRRLQERLLGTSSTDALSLTSEIWLLGMRYKLSPEESSGGADHGNGSAAFLEDFSSRIWITYRKGFDAIGYSKLTSDVRWGCMIRSSQMLVAQALLFHHLGRYWRKPSQKPHDPKYIEILHLFGDSEACAFSLHNLLEAGKGYGLAAGSWLGPYAMCRTWETLARAKREQADLDREKESLPMAVYVVSGDEDGERGGAPVVCIDVAARLCSDFSKGQISWVPILLLVPLVLGLEKVNPRYIPLLWETFTFPQSLGILGGKPGTSTYIVGVQDDKALYLDPHEVQVAVDIKTDDLDADTSSYHCSTVRNLPLDLIDPSLAIGFYCRDKDDFEDFCTRASDLEDKSNGAPLFTVAQTIRSAKSVQHQDSLVDSLGGAGNSGMDDTFAGDNFRDCDAHSGDDEWQIL; the protein is encoded by the exons ATGAGGAGGCTTCAAGAGCGTTTACTTGGGACAAGCAGTACTGATGCTTTGAGCTTAACCAGTGAAATATGGCTTCTTGGCATGCGCTATAAACTCTCACCTGAAGAGTCTTCTGGTGGTGCTGATCATGGCAATGGATCTGCTGCATTTTTAGAAGATTTTTCATCAAGAATTTGGATAACTTACCGAAAAG GTTTTGACGCCATTGGTTATTCAAAGTTGACTAGTGATGTCAGATGGGGTTGCATGATCAGAAGCAGTCAGATGCTTGTTGCACAG GCACTGCTTTTTCATCATTTGGGGAGATATTGGAGGAAGCCTTCACAGAAG CCACATGATCCAAAGTATATTGAGATTTTACATCTTTTTGGTGATTCGGAGGCGTGTGCCTTTTCCTTACACAATCTGCTTGAAGCTGGGAAGGGCTATGGCTTGGCGGCTGGATCATGGTTGGGTCCATATGCCATGTGTCGCACGTGGGAAACCCTCGCTCGTGCTAAACGAGAGCAAGCTGACCTTGacagagaaaaagaaagcttGCCCATGGCGGTATATGTTGTTTCGGGTGATGAAGATGGAGAACGAGGCGGGGCTCCAGTTGTTTGCATTGATGTTGCTGCCAGACTCTGTTCTGATTTCAGCAAGGGCCAAATCTCCTGGGTGCCTATTCTTTTGCTAGTTCCTTTGGTCCTTGGACTAGAAAAGGTCAACCCCAG GTATATTCCACTGCTATGGGAAACATTCACGTTTCCACAAAGCCTGggcattttgggtggaaaacctGGGACATCAACTTACATTGTTGGCGTGCAAGATGACAAGGCATTGTACTTGGATCCTCATGAAGTCCAAGTG GCAGTTGATATTAAAACGGATGATCTGGACGCTGATACTTCCTCGTATCACTGCAG TACTGTCCGAAATTTGCCACTTGACCTGATAGACCCATCTCTGGCCATTGGGTTCTATTGTCGAGATAAAG ATGATTTTGAAGATTTCTGCACTCGTGCTTCGGATCTAGAAGACAAATCAAATGGAGCTCCCTTATTTACTGTTGCTCAGACTATTCGGTCTGCGAAATCGGTTCAGCACCAGGATTCTTTGGTGGATAGTTTAGGTGGTGCTGGCAACAGTGGGATGGATGATACCTTCGCTGGGGATAACTTCAGAGATTGTGACGCTCATTCAGGCGACGACGAGTGGCAAATCCTATGA
- the LOC103721869 gene encoding molybdate transporter 1-like yields MLASKTNAISPLFFVCCVSHGSTAMINVEDGENPNYKPEHPGAPASLLAKVRANLSFQSKWSELNGAMGDLGTYIPIILALSLANGLDLGATLIFTGVYNILTGALYGVPMPVQPMKSIAAVAISSGPDFAVPEIMAAGICTSAVVFFLGATRLMQLAYKLIPLPVVRGIQLSQGLSFATTAVKYIRHDQDLAKGKSLGQRSWLGLDGLLLAIAVTFFIVVVNGAGEEVEDDNELALALVGSGEEQRRRRRRRWRKLLAWVPSAVIVFLLGIILAIIRKPSAVEELKPGPSAMHVVKISKHAWKEGFIKGAVPQIPLTVLNSVVAVCKLSTDLFPDKPEATATSVSVTVGLMNLIGCWFGAMPCCHGAGGLAGQYKFGGRSGGCVAALGAAKLVIGVVLGGSILRVLVEFPVGLLGVLLLFAGVELAMAARDMASKKDAFVMLLCAAVSLGASSAALGFACGIVVHLILVLRRWLMK; encoded by the coding sequence ATGTTAGCCTCAAAAACTAACGCCATAAgccctcttttttttgtatgttgCGTCTCTCACGGGTCGACTGCCATGATCAACGTGGAAGACGGCGAGAATCCCAACTACAAACCGGAGCATCCCGGCGCTCCGGCCAGCCTCCTCGCCAAGGTCCGGGCCAACCTATCCTTCCAGTCAAAATGGTCTGAACTGAACGGTGCCATGGGAGACCTGGGCACCTACATCCCCATCATCCTAGCCTTGTCTCTGGCCAACGGCCTCGACCTCGGCGCCACCCTCATCTTCACCGGCGTCTACAACATCCTCACCGGCGCCCTCTACGGCGTCCCCATGCCCGTCCAGCCCATGAAATCCATTGCCGCTGTCGCCATCTCTAGCGGCCCAGACTTCGCCGTGCCCGAGATCATGGCCGCCGGGATCTGCACCTCGGCCGTCGTCTTCTTCCTCGGCGCCACCAGGCTCATGCAGCTCGCCTACAAGCTCATCCCCCTCCCCGTCGTGCGGGGAATTCAGCTGTCGCAAGGGTTATCCTTCGCGACGACCGCCGTCAAATACATCCGCCACGATCAAGACCTCGCAAAAGGGAAATCTTTGGGCCAGCGGTCCTGGCTAGGCCTAGATGGGCTCCTTCTAGCCATAGCCGTCACCTTCTTTATTGTAGTCGTAAATGGTGCAGGCGAGGAAGTAGAAGATGACAACGAACTCGCTCTTGCTCTTGTTGGATCCGGCGAAGAACAGAGACGACGACGACGGAGGCGATGGAGAAAATTACTAGCCTGGGTACCGTCCGCCGTGATTGTCTTCTTGTTGGGCATCATACTGGCTATAATAAGAAAGCCGAGCGCCGTCGAGGAATTGAAACCAGGGCCGTCAGCGATGCATGTGGTGAAGATCTCCAAGCATGCATGGAAAGAAGGATTCATTAAAGGCGCAGTGCCTCAGATTCCATTGACGGTGCTGAATTCGGTGGTCGCCGTGTGCAAGCTCTCGACCGACCTCTTTCCCGACAAGCCGGAGGCGACGGCGACATCCGTTTCGGTCACCGTCGGGCTGATGAATTTGATCGGTTGCTGGTTCGGGGCGATGCCGTGCTGCCACGGGGCCGGCGGGCTCGCAGGGCAGTACAAGTTCGGCGGGCGGAGCGGCGGATGCGTGGCGGCGCTCGGGGCGGCGAAGCTGGTCATCGGAGTGGTGCTCGGCGGTTCGATACTGAGAGTGTTGGTGGAGTTTCCGGTGGGGTTGTTGGGGGTGCTGCTGCTGTTCGCCGGGGTCGAGCTGGCGATGGCGGCGAGGGACATGGCGTCCAAGAAGGACGCGTTTGTCATGCTGCTGTGCGCTGCGGTGTCGCTGGGCGCCTCCAGCGCCGCGCTCGGGTTCGCGTGCGGGATCGTCGTGCATCTGATTCTCGTGCTCAGAAGGTGGTTGATGAAATGA